The following are encoded in a window of bacterium genomic DNA:
- a CDS encoding TonB-dependent receptor: protein MSKRVPGQLMRLTATLILVFGLWADGARTEENLTNAGPHADAAGPEAETGPAAYESPSIDSLPVHSRRIPEDWVDVPAAVSVIDPSEVQFGRQQLGLDEALSSVPGLFMQNRANFAQDLRISSRGFGARSSFGIRGIKLFVDGIPATLPDGQAGVDAIDLGSTGRVEVLRGPASSLYGSAAGGVIHLHTEEPPDLPFVEGRVSYGAQGFARQQLKTAGRGGPVDYLVNATRTHVDGYRNQSGFRASNLNGRFRWQVDESSQLQLVLNAVDSPKADDPGGLTREEVHTDRRQARTRNLLFDTGEEVDQQKLGLLYRKAFGDAHEIAARSYVVQRDFENRLPFTSGGAVDLERLFFGGGLSYRGKGTLFDRQHQLVVGLDVDAQRDRRKRFDNLMGDRGPLVFDQHEDVTGWGLYAQGQIDLGHDFELSLGARFDRVEFDVDDDFLSDGDDSGEIHFDEFSPALALLWHPTTAFNVYGRISTSFETPTTTELADPEGSGGFNTSLEPQTALGYELGVKGLLPGRLRYELVVYDIDVDDELVPFEVASMPERRFFRNAGESSRRGVEAALAVEPHPGLTLSLAYAHSDLRFDRYRTPAGRFDGNRIPGAPRNQFHAEIAFRHRSGFFVSWDALYVGHIYLNDANTAKDGSALVSNLRLAWPLHAGHLRITPFFGVNNLFDRAYQSNVRINAFGGRYYEPAPDRNLYGGVGVRWEFGSDAP from the coding sequence ATGAGCAAACGGGTTCCTGGCCAGCTCATGCGGCTGACAGCAACATTGATCCTGGTCTTCGGCCTCTGGGCCGACGGCGCTCGGACGGAGGAGAACCTCACGAACGCCGGCCCGCATGCCGACGCCGCGGGACCTGAAGCAGAAACCGGGCCGGCGGCGTATGAGAGTCCGTCCATCGACTCGCTCCCCGTGCACAGTCGCCGCATCCCCGAAGATTGGGTCGACGTTCCGGCGGCCGTCTCCGTCATCGACCCGTCGGAGGTCCAATTCGGACGTCAGCAACTGGGCCTGGACGAAGCCCTTTCCAGCGTTCCCGGGCTCTTCATGCAGAACCGCGCCAACTTCGCCCAGGATCTTCGCATTTCCAGCCGCGGTTTCGGGGCCCGCTCGAGCTTTGGGATCCGCGGCATCAAGCTCTTCGTGGATGGCATTCCGGCGACGCTTCCCGATGGGCAAGCGGGCGTCGATGCGATCGATCTCGGGTCGACGGGCCGGGTCGAGGTCCTGCGTGGACCGGCGTCATCGCTGTATGGGAGTGCCGCCGGCGGCGTGATCCATCTGCATACGGAGGAACCCCCGGATCTCCCCTTCGTCGAGGGCCGGGTTTCCTATGGAGCGCAGGGCTTCGCCCGTCAGCAACTGAAGACTGCAGGACGCGGGGGGCCCGTCGATTACCTCGTGAACGCCACTCGAACGCATGTCGATGGCTACCGGAATCAGAGCGGGTTCCGTGCATCCAATTTGAACGGACGCTTCCGTTGGCAGGTCGACGAAAGCTCCCAGCTCCAACTCGTCTTGAATGCCGTCGATTCACCAAAGGCGGACGACCCGGGCGGGCTGACCCGAGAAGAAGTCCACACGGATCGGCGGCAAGCCAGGACGCGCAATCTCCTCTTCGACACCGGAGAGGAGGTGGATCAGCAGAAGCTCGGCCTCCTGTACCGGAAGGCCTTCGGGGATGCCCACGAAATCGCCGCGCGGAGCTACGTGGTGCAACGGGATTTCGAGAACCGGCTCCCCTTCACCTCCGGCGGAGCCGTGGATCTGGAGCGTCTTTTTTTCGGGGGCGGGCTCTCGTATCGAGGCAAGGGAACGCTCTTCGATCGGCAGCACCAGCTCGTCGTCGGCCTGGACGTGGATGCCCAACGCGACCGCCGCAAACGCTTCGACAATCTCATGGGCGATCGCGGCCCTCTCGTCTTCGACCAACACGAAGACGTCACCGGCTGGGGCCTCTACGCCCAGGGCCAGATCGATCTCGGGCACGACTTCGAGTTGAGCCTCGGTGCCCGCTTCGACCGCGTCGAGTTCGACGTCGACGATGACTTCCTTTCCGACGGGGACGACTCGGGAGAGATTCACTTCGACGAATTCAGCCCGGCGTTGGCCCTGCTATGGCATCCGACGACGGCCTTCAACGTCTACGGCCGCATCTCGACTTCGTTCGAGACTCCGACGACGACCGAACTCGCGGACCCCGAGGGCTCCGGCGGCTTCAATACATCTCTCGAGCCCCAGACCGCTCTTGGCTACGAACTGGGCGTCAAAGGCCTGCTCCCGGGTCGCTTGCGTTATGAGCTCGTCGTCTACGACATCGATGTCGACGACGAACTCGTTCCCTTCGAGGTCGCTTCGATGCCGGAAAGACGCTTCTTCCGAAATGCGGGAGAAAGCTCGAGGCGGGGCGTCGAGGCCGCTCTCGCTGTGGAGCCCCACCCGGGGCTGACCCTCTCGCTCGCCTACGCCCACTCGGATCTCCGCTTCGATCGCTACCGGACACCAGCCGGCCGTTTCGACGGAAATCGCATTCCCGGCGCCCCCCGGAACCAATTCCACGCAGAGATCGCGTTTCGCCACCGCTCGGGATTCTTCGTGAGTTGGGATGCACTCTACGTGGGACATATCTACCTGAACGACGCCAACACGGCGAAAGATGGAAGCGCGCTGGTTTCAAACCTCCGGCTGGCATGGCCCCTCCATGCGGGGCACCTGCGAATCACGCCCTTCTTCGGCGTCAACAACCTCTTCGACCGTGCCTACCAGAGCAATGTCCGCATCAATGCCTTTGGCGGCCGCTACTACGAGCCGGCTCCGGATCGCAACCTCTACGGAGGCGTGGGCGTGCGCTGGGAGTTCGGCTCGGACGCTCCCTAG